A genomic stretch from Anopheles nili chromosome X, idAnoNiliSN_F5_01, whole genome shotgun sequence includes:
- the LOC128728420 gene encoding BTB/POZ domain-containing protein 3-like produces the protein MTNRPEFFSYGANDTISSRQQALVNNQFSSDVTFLVGPEKKRIYGHKMFLTVASQYFYLMFYGSLNNPDNNEYIVEGVEPDVFEEVLRYMYSKTVALTLDNVRNIFDFSKKCQLTELLQTIEKFLRNEINRATTLRIFQDNAHYGYSAIDQACLNNIRKNTSCYLNNEDFTNINMDRLNKILHMNEINCTTEQLQKALETWHAANSDSDFNLFEIR, from the exons ATGACCAACCGACCGGAGTTCTTCAGCTACGGCGCCAACGATACTATATCGTCGCGTCAACAGGCCCTTGTAAATAATCAATTTTCTTCCGACGTTACGTTCCTTGTCGGACCCGAGAAAAAACGAATCTACGGACACAAAATGTTCCTCACTGTAGCCTCCCAGTACTTCTATCTTATGTTTTATGGCAGCCTTAACAATCCGGATAACAATGAATATATTGTTGAGGGTGTCGAACCGGATGTGTTCGAGGAAGTCTTGCGTTACATGTATTCAAAGACTGTGGCACTCACTCTCGACAATGTTCGGAATATTTTTGACTTTTCCAAGAAGTGCCAGTTAACCGAGCTGTTGCAGACCATAGAAAAGTTTCTACGCAATGAGATTAACAGAGCAACTACACTTAGAATTTTCCAAGATAACGCACATTACGGCTACTCCGCAATAGACCAGGCCTGCCTAAACAATATCAGAAAAAATACTTCATGCTACTTGAACAACGAAGATTTCACTAATATCAACATGGATAGGCTGAACAAAATTCTTCAcatgaatgaaataaactGCACCACTGAACAGTTGCAAAAGGCGCTTGAAACCTGGCACGCAGCCAACAGCGACAGTGAT TTCAACTTGTTTGAAATACGGTAA
- the LOC128728419 gene encoding uncharacterized protein LOC128728419, translating to MFQYFSLLQMTNRPGYFSYGIGDTISSRQQALVNNQFSSDVTFLVGPEKKRIYAHKIFLTLASEYFYVMFHGNFVEAKKDEVVLEDVDPDVFLVILRYIYSRNVEITLDNARNIFDYAQKYMLPELIEQLGQFLVSRVDSSSVLRIFKDNSHYDYSEVNEACLFIIQDNPVFYFNHEDFTTIDMGRLSKILRLNKINCTIDQLQNALEIWEAANIDSDVSELRMHLKGSDRWYNCDKLVIFGTQEIVNGSEDTEQKFELISKKPVSIYGLGVYIMSKVDVISIQLKIFDENEEISSNVFEYINKSTYNMHAVDFFFEEIVLHPHILYCISIEPSSPLKKVMFKKTEMFHEKIKLKFWNRMFFMNTATAHIYCKENVGFDAREEETESTSAITNRIL from the coding sequence ATGTTTCAATACTTCTCCCTACTTCAGATGACCAACCGACCGGGGTACTTCAGTTACGGCATCGGTGATACTATATCGTCGCGTCAACAGGCCCTTGTAAATAATCAATTTTCTTCCGACGTTACGTTCCTTGTCGGACCCGAGAAAAAACGAATCTACGCACACAAAATCTTCCTCACTCTAGCGTCCGAGTACTTCTATGTTATGTTTCATGGCAACTTTGTCGAAGCGAAGAAGGATGAGGTGGTGCTGGAGGATGTCGATCCGGATGTGTTTTTGGTGATCTTGCGTTACATATATTCAAGGAATGTGGAAATTACTCTCGACAATGCGCGGAATATTTTTGACTACGCTCAGAAGTACATGCTACCCGAACTGATAGAGCAGCTAGGCCAGTTTCTTGTAAGCAGGGTAGACAGTTCATCTGTACTGCGGATTTTTAAAGATAACAGCCATTACGACTATTCCGAAGTAAACGAAGCCTGCCTATTCATAATACAAGATAATCCTGTGTTCTACTTCAACCACGAAGATTTCACTACTATCGACATGGGTAGGCTGAGCAAGATACTTCgcttgaataaaataaactgtaCCATTGATCAGTTACAAAACGCGCTTGAAATCTGGGAAGCAGCCAACATCGACAGTGACGTGAGTGAGCTACGAATGCATTTAAAAGGTAGTGATAGATGGTACAATTGTGACAAGTTAGTTATCTTTGGAACGCAGGAAATTGTCAATGGGAGCGAAGATACCGAACAAAAGTTTGAGTTAATATCGAAAAAGCCGGTATCAATATATGGGTTGGGAGTATATATAATGTCGAAGGTAGATGTGATCTCGATACAACTCAAAATATTCGACGAAAACGAAGAGATAAGCTCGAACGTGTTTGAGTATATCAACAAATCTACGTACAATATGCATGCGGtagatttcttttttgaaGAGATCGTGTTACACCCACATATATTATATTGCATCTCTATTGAACCATCTTCACCATTGAAGAAAGTTATGTTCAAAAAAACTGAAATGTTCCATGAAaagataaaattgaaattttggAACAGAATGTTTTTTATGAACACTGCAACAGCACATATATATTGCAAAGAAAATGTTGGATTTGATGCCCGAGAAGAAGAAACTGAAAGTACAAGCGCAATAACTAACCgtatattataa